Part of the Mauremys mutica isolate MM-2020 ecotype Southern chromosome 1, ASM2049712v1, whole genome shotgun sequence genome is shown below.
cgtgccctcacgcaggacccggtcgaggtaggcccgagcagcgggcggcaaagcggccttcacctcctgtagtatgagccggggagtacaaggtctggagagccccatacgccgagcgagcgtcaggggatccagccagtctccccggtcgtagtccaggaggtctccaaccctggtagcttccgccaggaccaacctcaaaAGGggattgtagcagggtggacccctgctcctgccctaaaggggttaaaaacagcccctgggaaggggctgtggtgggagaaagcagcctttaggctgggctgattgggaaagtggctgcagctggggccacgcctcaaactgagccacagggccttataagaaggccagggaagccagaagccaaaacagtctctctctgcattcagagggagaagggcctggctgcagggagctagactgggtacctgagtggagcagggctggggaaaggcagaggagctggggagcttcagcctggaaagccccaggctgcagcctagcagggggctaacaggtactgggggttgcagagggcagcccaggggtaggccaaggcagcaggtccaaaccctccttgccagtgatgaataggctgatactgcagtctgccccagggtgtggggctagacaatgactggcagtggccatacactgaggcaaggtggggatagagggtgggggttccctgagagaggagaccctgagagaaaggggttaatgctgggggggcagcaccccatgtaaaagggcaccggggtccagggagggacttggggccagagaacaggcagatcactggcctgcagagggcactccgtgctggaaaccaagctaattccccagagtcaccagcaggaggcgccgcaggggtgagtccgacccgttacagggatagagaataagacggagaatatcttattgcccttatgtaAATTgatagtacgcccacatcttgaatactgcgtacagatgtggtctcctcatctcaaaaaagatatactggcactagaaaaggttcagagaagggcaactaaaatgattaggggtttggaacaggtcccatatgaggagagattaaagaggcaaggacttttcagcttggaaaagaggagactaaggggggatatgatagaggtatataaaatcatgagtgatgtggagaaagtagataaggaaaagttatttacttatttccataatacaagaactaggggccacccaatgaaattaatgggcagcaggtttaaaacaaataaaaggaagttcttcttcacacagcgcacagtcaacctgtggaactccttgcctgaggtggttgtgaaggctaggtccataacagtgtttaaaagagaactagataaattcatggaggttaagtccattaatggctattagccaggatgggtaaggaatggtgtccctagcctctgtttgtcagagggtggagatggatggcaggagggagatcacttgatcattacctgttaagttcactccctctgtggcacctggcattggccactgccggtagacaggatactgggctatatggtcctttggtctgacccagtatggccattcttatgttcttaatatatAGCCAGAACAGTACCTATCAGTCTGTTTATGTAGGGGAGAGGATGTTATATGGCTGCCCATGATCATGAGATCTGAGTTTCTTCCATGACAAATAAGTGACAAGCACCATCTCAGCTGATACACCAGGGACTGAACTAGGGACCCCCACAACTGAACACAACagtctctacagcttgagctagagCCAGGCTGAAGCAGCCCCAGTCTTCTGACTCTCGGGCCCAGAGTGGGACATTTAACACACTGATCACCACTGGGTTACAGATGCACAGCTCTGCTGTACGCTGCTGCTGCGCGCAAAAGCTGAGTTTTTACTCTTCATTTTCCACCGGTTCAGCAATGGTGGGAATGATGGTGTGGACAGGGCTGGAGGCAGCCTTGGCATTATCAGCACCAGTTCAAAGCAGGTCTAGATGACACAGTGATTAAGACACTGGCAGCTACCAACTTCTTGCCTACGCTAGAGCTGCCATTATTGTTACCACTGGTAGAGCCaaactggggtgggtgggggtgattTTTGACAAAGAAGCCACTAGACAAAAACTTAGGGGACAACACTGCTGACAAAGGGAGCACATGCACATGGTCTCAAGTCACTCAGCACACTGCTCCTTGCAACAGATGTGTGCCATGGCAGAAAGTGCGGTGTCATATAGAGCAGCTTGACAGAAGGGGGTTCTGCAGCAATCAGGGGGGAGAAAATCCTCTCCTGTAGGCTGCAGTGAGGTTATGTAGCCCTCCTGTGACTGCTAGTGTAGTCCTTGGGTTCTAGCAATCCCTCACAGTTGCTGTGCCACTCCCTGCATTGGCAGGGCATTGGCCACTGGACCCTGCAATTGATGGAAATCTCACAAGATCAGCTGGATTTGAAGTTTTTTTCCTGTTGTAACGGTGGAAATCTTGCCAGATCAGACATGTCATAAGGTTTGGGTCACATCAGAATCAGAACCAGAAAAACTCTTCTGGATTTGGTTTTGACATGGAACCAAAACCTCAGGGACAGATATTGATCCATGAATTCAACTCCCAGGCCACCTGAAATCCAAAGTGTGTTGGgaaatgtggtgtttttgtcaCATTAGTCCCTTCCAATAACCACCAGCAGTCACTGGAACTATGTTCAGCAGCAAGAGCAAGCCACTGAGGTCAttcaggctacgtctacactacccgccgtatcggcgggtagcgatcgatttttcagggatcgatatatcgcgtctcatctagacgcgatatatcgatccccgaatgcgcttatatcgattccggaactccaccaccgcgaacctCAGTCATTGTCGATAGAACCATGCTCAACAGATCAAGTAAGAGAACAGTCTGGGGCAGGTGTGTCTGTGGACTAGGCTGAATTTAGATGTTTACAGAGAGATATTAACCAGAGCAGTACAAAGGTCAAAGGCACAGGGATACTCACAGCCTGGGGCTCTCTCTCCATTTACACCTCCATCCTTAGGTCCGAAAATCCATGTTTGCCTTCATTACCTAGCATTGGCCTCTCGGTCCTGGTGTGCCAGACCAAAACCTACAGAGAAACACACAGGGAGTTCACAGGTGCTTTGGATTCCATGGATAAATCAAGACCAGCAATCCCAGTGTGTTAATTCCTGAACTGTTCGGGCTCCAAAATATGTTAGGTGTCTGGGTGAAAGCGACATGAGTCAGAGCTGGGGTCAGAGTCAGAGTTTATTAGAGCTCTTATACCCAACAAATTAATATGCACGTGAATGAAACAAACAATAACAATGAACAGATGCGCCTGACACCAGATCAACCTTCCCCCACAAACCCTGGAATTGGGGAAGGAATCAGGATCTGAATTCTGCAGCTGGGACCCACCTCTAATACTATAATTATAATGCATAATAACCATAATGCCTCTTTGGACTCATACGGTTTTTCATTTGCAAAGCACTTCACAGATATTAACTGATCTGCCTAACTATTGTTCTGTGCTCATGTGCTTTGGTGTAAGGTCAGGTGCAATGGAGGATGGGAAGGGCCGTGAcagagggagcagggggctgaaatgctggggtggagggaaggagtATATCGGAGGTTTAATGTAGACCCCAGAagggggagctgtgctttgaaatcCCTTGTCATGCTGACCTTTGTGCAGTTGGCTGCTTTGGGCTCCAGTCCATCCATAGTCACCAAATCCTTCAGCAAGCTGCTTTCTTGGTAGCCTGCTTTAACTCCCTCCAGCTTGAAAGTGGCTTGAGGCCTCTCCAAGATCAGTCTGACGCTGACTGCAAATCCAGCCATGTCAATAGCAAAGGGCCGGTTACGGTCAAAAACCACCTTCCAGCCCACCACTTTCCCCGCTGGGCTCACTATGGGAGACTCGTACCTCAGACCCCCGGCGAAGGCCACTGGCCATACGGATACCCTCCTCGTATAGCGCATCTGTGTGCCAGAGAGAAGCAGTGCAGTGAAAGGTTCAATGCTGTCATTTCACCCCCACCTCCCTATGTGTACCACGCCCCTACTGCTCTATCCCCCTTTGACTCCTTTCCCCCAGCATCACCGGTGCGAACCACCCTGCTGTAACTCCTTGCATCCTTCTCCTTTTCATTCTTTGCCTCCTCTCTTCTCACTTCCACCCTCCAGACTGCCCCAGGCTTTCCCCCATCCTTTCCTCTCCACCTCACCCTTATGATCACCCCTACTCCTTCTGCCCACTAAAGTGCTTTGTTGACTTTGTACTTGTACCTTCTCAACACTCTGCTCTGATGCTCACTTGCCCATCCCCCATTCCCTTCTTAACAACGCTGAAATCAAAGCAACCCCGTTCTCATCACCCTACCTTCCCATCGCCCCCACTCACCCTCACTCCCATCCATCATCCCATCGCTAAGAGGTAAATCTCTCCTTATTCACGATCACAGCAGCAATCTCACCTTCTTCCGTTTTATGGACACTTGGTGCCCACCACCTGTGCCTTCCTATGCAACCAAATGGCTCTTGGCAGGATACTCTGTCCACCAACACTATGGGCCAGGGAGGTGACATTGCAAGGACCTGGAGGTCTGAGGTCACTTttacctccctctcctcctcttccttccaaTCATTCTCCTCCGCTCAACACTGACTGTTCCACCATCCTTTAGCCTCCAATCATCTGCCATCTACTGTCCCCTATAGACAGAGGGGGAAAGACAGAGTCCTACCCTCCTCCCAGACTGTTCAGATCCTCTCTAACCTCTTACTGGCCTTGTGTTGATTGTTCCATAGAAACATGAATTCCCAGTGCTGTTAAACCACCTAACCCTGACCAGGCCTCCAGGTTCCTCCTAATCACTCCAACTGACTCCACCCTATGACTGACTTAAGCAGTCTCCATAGCCAGCCACCCTCTTCTGACACTCCCTTGTCCTCATCCCCAGCAACCTTCTCTGTGCTGTCACCCGTGCTGTCCATGGCCACCTCCTAGAAGTGTGTGGGGCTCCCTAAAAGTGCCCACAGGTGATGGAGAAAAGGATAAACTAATGAAGGATGATGAGGCTTCTTGTCCTCCTCAAGTTTGAGGATTGGAAACAGGGTCTATAGGATAACTATGGCATGTGTGTTTCAGGTGGTGCCCTATGCTTTGGTGAACCTTACTGGATGATCATCCCCTTGAGTTTGCAATATACTGGAAAACTCAGAGCAATTGGGTTTCCCATGAAATTTCTGGTTTGGCTTCCTGCTTCTAGCTGGGCTGGAAATACCATGAGGATAGCCCTTTCTCATTGCGTGCTTGTTCTTCTTCTGCTAGCTGGGACCCAGAATATAGTGGAATGAGGAAAGGGAAACAATGGTCGATTGGAAAGTTGAACAAACTTTTTCCAATCTCCATATAGAGCTCAAGGGCAGGTTTGAGTTTTGAGTGAAGTTTTTGTTTGGGGCTTGTTTAAACCAAATCAGTTCACCTTGTCCCTTCACTGATCTACAGCATTCACTCTACAACCCCTCCCAGAACAGACTTTGTAAGAGGAGCCTTTCACCATGGGCACAAAGGCTTAGCACCATGTCCTGGCACCAGCATGGTCATGTGACTTAGCAGGGGCTACAGAGGGATGAAATTGTCCATGCAGATCACAGAGCAGCTGTGGAGTTGCCCTGTATCTGCATCCCATGGCTGAAGCACTCCTTCCTCACTGGGAAAAAATGGCTGGTACTTTTGCAAAGCgatcagctctctggcctcactTGCCCTGCACCCCACCACCTTGCATGTGAAGGCAGAGGGAGCCCCTGTGGAGCAGAGCTCCATGACACACACTGATGTGGAGCCCTTGACTGGGGCTACCAAATCCTCCTCCCTCTTGATGCAGGAGAACTAAGCTAGTACCACTGGGTTGGGGTTCTTTGTAACTGCAGAACGCATGGCAGGATCTAGTCTTTATGGGCGACAGCTACATTTTGTTCTTCTCTTTCATGAAGCGCAATGGTTCCTACCTCCTCGAAGAGCTCCAGGCTGTAGGTGTTATCATCATCAGCAAAGTACACAACCCCTTCTGGTGGCTGTGTGTTGTTGAAGCTGTCTCTtagccagtgcagccccaggttCCTCTGCAGTGTCCCCCGTGGCTTGTGGGATGGGATCGAGGGTCCACTCATCTTCAGACTCTGCGGGCTCTCCACATTCAGGTGGGTGAAATTGAGCCCCGCCTTCTCCAGCAGGTTGGACACCAGGTTGGTCCTCCGGGGTGAGTCCTCCACCACCAGCCAGTGCAGGTTCTGCACATGTAGGAAGGTGTTGGCTAGTCGGGTCAGCTCAGCCTTCTGCACCGCTCGGGTGTAGGTGGGCGTGATTACAAAGATGGTTGGGAGAGTGTCCGACCAGGGAGGAGGCCGAGAATACACATAGTTCTGGATGACTTTTGGAGCCACCCCCGAGGCTTGCTGCCAACTGCAGGACGGGAGCCCTTCTTCCCGCAACAGGGATGTACCATTGAAGCGAGCTTTAGCTGTTGCATTTTCTTCTGTCTCTTCTGAGGCAAAATGAAGAAGATGGAAGTTAGGGACTAAAGCACAGCCTGATCACTGCTATATTAGGTGACATTTGATAACTATCTATGATCTATCTGGGGCAAGGGCCCTGGGTCTACAACATTTTCATTCTGCAAACCACTTCATAAGAGAACAATCCTTTCATAGGaccatttctcccctcccctacTGCTTGGTTCTTTAGAGGTTTCACCCTGCAGATTACTTGTGGTCCATGGAGAACAGATTGAGAACTACACAGGTGGGACCTTTTTGAATGTATGAATGGTAGGACGTGAGCTCCTCCTGACCAAGCTTGTTCAAAGCTGGAAGATGTGCCAAATGTCAGAGGAAAGGAAATTTTGCCTAGACTTCACTTGTGGCGCTGATGGTACAAGGTAAGTGTAATCTCTTTACAGGCAAGCTACAGccaacaaacacaaagcatgttAGATATGTCAGAACTGTGCTAAACTTACATTCCTAAAGCTGAAATAATTTGTATAGGGGCTGGGTTGTGAACCAAACTCTTGGGTCTGAACATTCATGAGGTTCAGGGAAATGTGCTATAAAGCAGAGTTTCTGCAGCTTTATCATATTGCGCATCACTTCTTCCGATGGAGAGATTCCCAGCCGTGCCTCCCCTCCCAACCTCTGAAACTACAGCAACCATATTGCTTGGTTACTTGAAAATCCTGCGTCCGCTCTAGTGAAAAGACTACATGGAAATAAACAGCTTTAATGTGATGAATGTATCACCCTGTTTTGTAACTGTGCTCTTTGTTTCCCCACCctgatttaaaattaattaggTCTTTAGAAAGTGGAAACTCTAAATGTCTTAGGCAGGGTACACCAGTGGAGGAAGTCACTGCAGCAGGCTGAAAAATGGAAAATC
Proteins encoded:
- the LOC123360004 gene encoding galactosylgalactosylxylosylprotein 3-beta-glucuronosyltransferase 1-like, coding for MVRRRNLLTTLLIVLPWALLLTLWHQYPATRYLILLRKETEENATAKARFNGTSLLREEGLPSCSWQQASGVAPKVIQNYVYSRPPPWSDTLPTIFVITPTYTRAVQKAELTRLANTFLHVQNLHWLVVEDSPRRTNLVSNLLEKAGLNFTHLNVESPQSLKMSGPSIPSHKPRGTLQRNLGLHWLRDSFNNTQPPEGVVYFADDDNTYSLELFEEMRYTRRVSVWPVAFAGGLRYESPIVSPAGKVVGWKVVFDRNRPFAIDMAGFAVSVRLILERPQATFKLEGVKAGYQESSLLKDLVTMDGLEPKAANCTKVLVWHTRTERPMLGNEGKHGFSDLRMEV